One window from the genome of Cloacibacillus sp. encodes:
- a CDS encoding biotin/lipoyl-containing protein has translation MSRKYRVTVNGKAYDVDVEEMGAGAVAAPAPAAAPVAAPAPVAAPAPVAAPAPAAPAAPVAAGEGSVIAPMPGKVLKIVVAQGAAVTAGQLVIILEAMKMENEIFTAVAGTVSQICCKEGDTVSTGDTLLVVA, from the coding sequence ATGTCACGCAAATATAGAGTCACCGTAAACGGAAAAGCATACGATGTAGATGTAGAAGAGATGGGTGCAGGAGCAGTAGCAGCGCCCGCGCCCGCAGCGGCCCCTGTAGCCGCGCCGGCCCCTGTGGCGGCCCCCGCTCCCGTAGCGGCGCCCGCACCTGCGGCTCCCGCAGCGCCTGTCGCGGCAGGCGAAGGCTCTGTCATCGCGCCGATGCCCGGCAAAGTCCTCAAAATAGTCGTAGCGCAGGGCGCGGCTGTAACGGCGGGCCAGCTCGTAATAATACTCGAAGCAATGAAGATGGAAAATGAAATCTTCACAGCAGTAGCAGGAACAGTTTCTCAGATCTGCTGCAAAGAAGGAGACACGGTCAGCACCGGCGACACGCTCCTTGTAGTAGCTTAG
- a CDS encoding RsiV family protein, which produces MRSLKNIAVIAAACALFAANAAFAQEPGVNILKFSVYNSEFRGFEAKIVTPVVTGLSVKKEQEAVNDAIFQRALSVTTQYQKEVQMTLADDPNFSGHMGVVFDYAIRCDSAKVLALDVYEMNIAGSSSTTHTFYNFDKQAGKLIYLEDFFNGKADFVKPISEYITQEMKRRNKKDGANFWIAPKDPSGFTGITATPKFYINDKGSIVICFDKYEVAPGSTGSPEFVIPHKVIAPYMAKNNILSGK; this is translated from the coding sequence ATGAGAAGCTTGAAAAACATCGCGGTCATTGCGGCCGCCTGCGCGCTTTTTGCGGCAAACGCCGCCTTCGCACAGGAGCCTGGCGTCAACATCTTAAAATTCAGCGTCTACAACTCGGAGTTCCGTGGCTTTGAAGCAAAAATCGTGACGCCGGTAGTGACGGGCCTTTCCGTAAAAAAAGAACAAGAGGCGGTAAACGACGCCATCTTCCAGAGGGCGCTTTCCGTCACGACGCAGTATCAAAAAGAGGTGCAGATGACTCTTGCGGACGACCCGAATTTCAGCGGACACATGGGCGTCGTCTTCGACTACGCGATACGCTGCGACAGCGCGAAGGTGCTGGCGCTTGACGTATATGAGATGAACATAGCAGGCTCCTCCTCCACCACGCATACCTTTTACAACTTCGACAAACAGGCCGGCAAGCTCATCTATCTGGAAGACTTCTTCAACGGCAAAGCGGACTTTGTAAAGCCGATAAGCGAATACATAACGCAGGAGATGAAGCGTAGAAACAAAAAAGACGGTGCAAACTTCTGGATAGCGCCCAAAGACCCCTCCGGCTTCACGGGGATAACGGCCACACCGAAATTCTACATCAACGACAAAGGCAGCATCGTCATCTGCTTCGACAAATACGAAGTGGCTCCCGGTTCAACGGGAAGCCCAGAGTTCGTCATCCCACACAAAGTGATAGCGCCATATATGGCAAAGAACAACATTCTGTCAGGGAAATAG
- a CDS encoding OadG family protein, which produces MGSEHLSTYFTGVTGGLTMSLIAFSIVFIVILGLMLVMMGMKHLCRAIDNMHAPKAAAPVSPAAPAPAKAAAPAASVQAAAADDELLAVISAAIMAACGSTARVVAFSPVKAPVSSSWKNIGRIQNSEGC; this is translated from the coding sequence ATGGGAAGTGAACATTTAAGCACCTATTTCACCGGCGTCACCGGCGGGCTCACCATGTCGCTGATAGCGTTCAGCATAGTCTTCATCGTCATACTCGGGCTCATGCTCGTTATGATGGGAATGAAGCACCTCTGCCGCGCCATCGACAACATGCACGCTCCGAAGGCGGCGGCTCCGGTGTCGCCCGCGGCTCCCGCACCAGCAAAAGCGGCGGCCCCTGCGGCTTCCGTCCAGGCAGCTGCTGCTGACGACGAGCTTCTTGCCGTCATCTCTGCTGCTATCATGGCCGCTTGCGGCTCAACGGCGCGCGTAGTCGCCTTCAGCCCTGTAAAAGCGCCGGTCTCTTCCTCATGGAAGAACATCGGCAGAATCCAGAACTCAGAAGGCTGCTAG
- a CDS encoding Na+/H+ antiporter NhaC family protein has product RTLEDCGTLVSVLIPWNTCGAYHSGLFGVSTFAYAPYAFLNYLNPLMAILLTYMGFGIFWRGKDGEPVHGGRHRPKELDDGTDNLIG; this is encoded by the coding sequence CGTACGCTCGAAGACTGCGGCACGCTCGTCTCCGTGCTCATCCCGTGGAACACCTGCGGAGCCTATCACTCCGGGCTGTTTGGCGTATCGACCTTCGCCTACGCGCCCTACGCCTTCCTCAACTACCTTAACCCGCTCATGGCCATCCTGCTCACCTATATGGGCTTTGGCATATTCTGGCGCGGCAAGGACGGCGAACCGGTACACGGCGGACGCCATCGCCCGAAGGAGCTTGACGACGGCACCGATAATCTGATCGGATAA
- a CDS encoding sodium ion-translocating decarboxylase subunit beta, translating to MDLYLTALKGVIDQSGFIALNGPTLVMLLVSFILLYLAIAKGFEPLLLMPIAFGCLLVNLPLSGIVDPGGFLYFVKFGIDHELYPVIIFMGIGALTDFGPLLANPITFLLGAAAQIGVFFAVIGAMFMGFTIQEAAGIGIIGGADGPTAIYLCSKLAKGILPAVAVAAYSYMSLVPLIQPPVIKLLTTHKDRSIKMEQLRPVTRTEKILFPIISTIACGLVLPASVPLVGMLMFGNLMRECGCTERLSLAAQNEVLNATTIFLGISVGATMSAASFLTVATIKIIALGLVAFVFSTAGGVLFGQIMKVATGGKINPIIGAAGVSAVPMAARVCQKVVSKEFPGSYILMHAMGPNVAGVIGTAVAAGAMLTLLS from the coding sequence ATGGATCTTTATTTGACCGCACTAAAAGGCGTCATAGACCAGTCGGGATTCATTGCGCTCAACGGGCCAACGCTCGTTATGCTCCTTGTCTCCTTCATACTGCTCTACCTCGCCATTGCTAAAGGCTTTGAGCCTCTTCTTCTGATGCCCATCGCCTTCGGCTGCCTTCTCGTCAACCTGCCGCTCTCCGGCATCGTCGACCCGGGCGGCTTCCTGTACTTCGTAAAGTTCGGCATCGACCATGAGCTCTATCCCGTCATCATCTTCATGGGCATAGGCGCGCTCACTGACTTTGGCCCGCTTCTTGCGAACCCAATAACCTTCCTTCTCGGAGCTGCCGCCCAGATAGGCGTCTTCTTCGCGGTAATCGGAGCCATGTTCATGGGCTTCACCATCCAGGAAGCGGCCGGCATCGGCATCATCGGCGGAGCTGACGGCCCCACGGCCATCTACCTCTGCTCGAAGCTCGCCAAAGGCATACTTCCTGCCGTCGCAGTTGCGGCGTACAGCTACATGTCGCTCGTTCCGCTCATCCAGCCTCCGGTCATCAAGCTGCTTACAACGCATAAAGACCGCAGCATCAAGATGGAGCAGCTTCGCCCCGTAACACGCACGGAGAAGATCCTCTTCCCCATCATCTCCACGATAGCCTGCGGACTGGTGCTTCCCGCCTCCGTGCCGCTCGTCGGAATGCTGATGTTCGGAAACCTCATGCGCGAATGCGGCTGCACGGAGCGTCTCTCGCTCGCCGCGCAGAACGAAGTGCTTAACGCAACGACGATATTCCTCGGCATATCCGTTGGAGCGACAATGAGCGCAGCCTCATTCCTCACAGTCGCCACCATCAAGATCATCGCCCTGGGCCTTGTCGCCTTCGTATTCAGCACAGCGGGCGGCGTCCTCTTCGGACAGATAATGAAGGTTGCCACAGGCGGCAAGATCAACCCGATCATCGGCGCGGCTGGAGTTTCTGCCGTTCCTATGGCGGCGCGCGTCTGCCAGAAGGTAGTCTCGAAAGAATTCCCTGGCAGCTACATCCTCATGCACGCCATGGGCCCGAACGTAGCCGGAGTTATCGGCACGGCGGTAGCCGCGGGAGCTATGCTCACGCTTCTTTCATAA
- the nhaC gene encoding Na+/H+ antiporter NhaC, producing the protein MEQKTETKAPKIPSLMLSLLILLAVAGMIMAAVLKYGTDIHIVLILGAILAGAVGVFFLGFKYETIETGIIDGIMVGMQACLILYTVGPLIGTWICSGVVPSMIYYGLSILSPSIFLLATLIICSIVSLATGSSWATSGTVGIALLGIALGLGIPAPMTAGVIISGAYFGDKMSPLSDTTNLAPAVSGTNLFQHIRAMVWTTGPTYVIVVAITLFLGFRFASGTLDYSKIDSLKLLISKEFWVSPLSLIAPIAVIALSAMRKPALPSLWIGIAISIGFAFAQGNTFGDILNIMQNGYVPTLSSEISGVAEDPAALAAILTKNGITMDAKIIVESAKDIVSLMERGGLQSMNWTISLILCAFTFGSTMNICGFLKVILEAIMKPIRTVGGLITAIVFSCFVCDLFLGDQYLSIAMPGTMFKNVFERTGLHPRMLSRSLEDCGTLVSVLIPWNTCGAYHAGVFGVSTFAYAPYCFLNYLNPLVAIAMTYMGLGVFWRGKDGEPVHGGRHRPKELDDGTESIIG; encoded by the coding sequence ATGGAACAGAAAACCGAAACCAAAGCCCCAAAGATCCCATCGCTTATGTTGTCACTTCTTATCCTTCTTGCCGTAGCCGGCATGATTATGGCGGCAGTCCTGAAATACGGCACAGACATCCACATCGTGCTTATCCTTGGCGCCATTCTGGCGGGAGCCGTAGGCGTATTTTTTCTGGGCTTCAAATATGAAACCATCGAAACCGGCATCATCGACGGCATTATGGTCGGCATGCAGGCCTGCCTCATCCTCTACACGGTAGGCCCTCTTATCGGAACCTGGATATGTAGCGGCGTCGTTCCCAGCATGATCTATTACGGGCTTTCGATACTTTCGCCCTCGATCTTCCTGCTGGCCACGCTCATCATCTGCTCCATCGTTTCTCTTGCCACGGGCAGCTCCTGGGCCACCTCCGGCACGGTCGGCATCGCGCTTCTTGGCATCGCGCTCGGCCTTGGCATCCCCGCTCCGATGACCGCCGGCGTAATCATCTCCGGCGCATACTTCGGGGACAAAATGTCACCGCTTTCTGACACGACGAACCTTGCGCCCGCCGTCTCCGGCACGAACCTCTTCCAGCACATCCGCGCGATGGTCTGGACGACCGGCCCGACCTACGTCATCGTAGTGGCGATAACGCTCTTCTTGGGCTTCAGATTTGCAAGCGGCACGCTCGACTATTCAAAGATAGATTCGCTGAAGCTCCTCATTTCCAAAGAGTTCTGGGTCAGCCCGCTCTCGCTCATAGCGCCTATCGCGGTCATAGCGCTCTCCGCAATGCGTAAGCCCGCCCTTCCGTCGCTTTGGATAGGCATAGCGATATCCATCGGCTTTGCCTTCGCACAGGGCAACACCTTCGGCGACATCCTGAACATCATGCAGAACGGCTACGTCCCGACGCTCTCCTCTGAGATCTCGGGCGTTGCGGAAGATCCTGCGGCGCTTGCGGCCATCCTGACGAAAAACGGCATCACAATGGACGCCAAAATAATAGTCGAATCGGCCAAGGACATCGTATCGCTCATGGAACGCGGCGGACTCCAGTCGATGAACTGGACCATCTCCCTCATTCTCTGCGCCTTCACCTTCGGCTCTACGATGAACATCTGCGGATTCCTCAAAGTCATCCTTGAGGCCATCATGAAGCCGATAAGGACAGTCGGCGGCCTCATCACGGCGATCGTATTCTCCTGCTTCGTCTGCGACCTCTTCCTCGGCGACCAGTATCTTTCAATAGCGATGCCCGGAACGATGTTCAAGAACGTTTTTGAGCGCACTGGCCTGCATCCGAGGATGCTCTCCCGCTCGCTGGAAGACTGCGGAACGCTCGTTTCCGTGCTCATTCCGTGGAACACCTGCGGAGCCTATCACGCTGGAGTGTTTGGCGTCTCCACCTTCGCTTACGCTCCATACTGCTTCCTGAACTACCTGAACCCGCTTGTGGCAATCGCCATGACCTACATGGGACTTGGCGTCTTCTGGCGCGGCAAGGACGGCGAGCCTGTACACGGCGGACGCCATCGCCCGAAGGAACTTGACGACGGAACGGAGAGTATTATTGGCTAG
- the mce gene encoding methylmalonyl-CoA epimerase, with amino-acid sequence MDLKNIDHIGVAVKSIDEALKFWEDTLGVKCHGIEEVVEQKVKTAFLPIDDTEIELLEGTAEDSPVTKYIEKNGQGIQHLAIRVPDIEAALAELKEKGVRLIDEKPRIGAGGAKIAFIHPKASGGVLLELCQRD; translated from the coding sequence ATGGATCTTAAAAATATAGATCATATCGGCGTTGCTGTAAAAAGCATCGACGAAGCACTGAAATTCTGGGAGGATACTCTCGGAGTGAAGTGCCACGGCATCGAAGAGGTCGTGGAGCAGAAGGTAAAGACGGCTTTCCTTCCCATCGACGACACAGAGATAGAGCTGCTCGAAGGCACAGCCGAAGACAGCCCCGTCACGAAGTACATCGAGAAGAACGGCCAGGGCATCCAGCACCTCGCAATCAGAGTGCCTGACATCGAAGCCGCTCTTGCCGAGCTCAAAGAAAAGGGCGTCCGTCTTATCGACGAAAAGCCGCGCATCGGCGCGGGCGGCGCAAAAATTGCCTTTATACACCCGAAGGCAAGCGGCGGCGTGCTCCTGGAGCTCTGCCAGCGCGATTAA
- a CDS encoding FprA family A-type flavoprotein, producing the protein MQEAIKVTDRIYWIGGNDRETDLFEGLWSLPRGVAYNAYFINDDKCAVIDTIKADKLSEYMERLVSIMPEGKKIDYLIVNHMEPDHSGSIRIMRKLYPEMKIVGNKKTIEMINAFYGITDNMIEVKEGDVLDLGHHKLAFAMIPMVHWPESMVSYDTTEKVLFSTDAFGGFCALEGGIFDDELDMSLYEDETLRYFANIVGRYSGPAQKAIAKVRALAPKIICPAHGPILRTDPMRIVDLYDKWSRHETKEGIVIVYGSMYGNTKFMTDTIARAACEAGVKDVIVHDASRSDLSHIIRDIWKYKGLVIGSCTYNTELYPPVATLCRALKNKMMKNRVLGLCGSYSWSKGALAELLVFAEQGGDWRLIEPTIEVKSAPTEEDLELCRELGRSMAEAVKEA; encoded by the coding sequence ATGCAGGAAGCCATTAAAGTAACGGACAGGATATACTGGATAGGAGGCAACGACCGCGAAACCGACCTTTTTGAAGGCCTATGGTCTCTGCCGCGCGGCGTAGCCTACAACGCCTACTTCATCAACGACGACAAATGCGCCGTCATCGACACCATTAAGGCCGACAAACTTTCCGAATATATGGAACGCCTCGTCTCCATAATGCCCGAAGGCAAAAAAATAGACTACCTCATCGTCAACCACATGGAACCGGACCACTCCGGCTCCATCAGGATAATGCGCAAGCTCTACCCTGAAATGAAGATCGTCGGCAACAAAAAAACCATTGAGATGATAAACGCCTTCTACGGCATCACAGACAACATGATAGAGGTAAAAGAGGGCGACGTGCTCGATTTGGGCCACCACAAGCTCGCCTTCGCGATGATCCCTATGGTGCACTGGCCCGAAAGCATGGTCTCCTACGACACGACGGAAAAGGTGCTCTTTTCAACAGACGCCTTCGGCGGCTTCTGCGCGCTTGAGGGCGGAATCTTCGACGACGAGCTGGACATGTCGCTCTACGAGGACGAGACGCTCAGATACTTCGCAAACATCGTAGGACGATACTCAGGCCCCGCGCAAAAGGCTATAGCCAAGGTGCGCGCGCTCGCGCCAAAAATAATCTGCCCCGCGCACGGCCCCATCCTCCGCACCGACCCGATGCGCATCGTAGACCTCTACGACAAATGGAGCCGCCATGAAACAAAAGAGGGCATCGTAATAGTCTACGGCTCCATGTACGGCAACACAAAATTCATGACCGACACAATAGCGCGCGCCGCCTGCGAAGCCGGCGTAAAAGATGTGATAGTGCACGACGCCTCCCGCTCCGACCTCTCGCACATCATACGCGATATATGGAAATACAAAGGCCTCGTCATCGGAAGCTGCACCTACAACACAGAGCTTTATCCGCCGGTTGCGACGCTCTGCCGCGCCCTCAAAAACAAAATGATGAAAAACCGCGTGCTCGGCCTCTGCGGCTCCTACAGCTGGAGCAAAGGCGCGCTCGCAGAACTTCTTGTCTTCGCGGAACAGGGCGGCGACTGGCGTCTCATAGAGCCGACGATAGAGGTGAAATCCGCCCCCACCGAAGAAGACCTTGAGCTCTGCCGCGAACTTGGCCGCAGCATGGCCGAAGCAGTTAAGGAGGCATAA
- a CDS encoding methylmalonyl-CoA mutase family protein, with protein sequence MFEPTQLQEVAEGKKAYDASVEKALVKGPERKEQFTTGGGIPLKRTYTPEDVNNIDYAKDLGFPGMYPYTRGVQPTMYRGRFWTMRQYAGFATAEDSNKRYRYLLSQGTTGLSVAFDLPTQIGYDSDDPMAIGECGKVGVAIDSLADAEILFGGIPLDKVSTSMTINAPASVLLSMYIAVAEKDGVPMSALSGTIQNDILKEYIARGTYIFPPKPSMRLITDIFDFCSTNIPKWNTISISGYHIREAGSTAIQEVAFTLADGIAYIEAAIKAGQDPNVFGKRLSFFFNSHNDFLEEVAKFRAARKVWSRIMKERFGVTDKNALTLRFHTQTAGCTLTAQQAENNIVRVAVQTMAAVCGGTQSLHTNSLDEALALPTDKSVRIALRTQQIVAYESGVTNVVDPLAGSYAIESLTKEIEEGAWEYIKKIDELGGMMTAIEKGYPQKNIQDAAYQYQKSIESGDRIIVGVNKFHIDEDMSERKLLKVDASVGVNQIKKLREMKENRDNVKVKATLDAIREGAKGDANLMPLILDAVRCYGTEGEICGVLRDVFGEYKENVVL encoded by the coding sequence TTGTTCGAACCAACACAGCTCCAGGAAGTAGCAGAGGGTAAGAAGGCCTACGACGCGTCAGTTGAAAAGGCGCTCGTAAAGGGTCCGGAAAGAAAAGAGCAATTCACAACAGGCGGCGGTATCCCACTTAAGAGGACCTACACGCCGGAAGACGTCAACAACATCGATTACGCGAAGGATCTTGGATTCCCTGGCATGTATCCGTACACGCGCGGCGTGCAGCCCACGATGTACAGAGGCCGTTTCTGGACAATGCGCCAGTACGCGGGCTTTGCTACGGCGGAAGATTCCAACAAGCGCTATCGTTACCTGCTCAGCCAGGGCACGACGGGGCTTTCAGTGGCGTTCGACCTTCCCACGCAGATCGGCTATGACTCAGACGATCCTATGGCGATCGGCGAATGCGGCAAGGTCGGCGTGGCAATAGACAGCCTTGCCGACGCGGAGATCCTTTTCGGCGGCATTCCGCTCGACAAAGTCTCCACATCAATGACGATCAACGCTCCTGCCTCCGTGCTGCTTTCCATGTACATCGCGGTCGCGGAAAAGGATGGCGTGCCTATGAGCGCTCTTTCTGGAACCATCCAGAACGACATTCTCAAGGAATACATAGCGCGCGGCACATATATCTTCCCCCCAAAACCGTCAATGCGTCTCATCACGGACATTTTTGATTTCTGCTCAACGAACATCCCGAAATGGAACACCATCTCCATCTCCGGCTACCATATCCGCGAAGCCGGCTCAACGGCTATCCAGGAAGTGGCCTTCACGCTCGCCGACGGCATCGCCTATATTGAAGCCGCCATCAAAGCGGGACAGGATCCCAACGTATTCGGAAAGCGTCTCTCATTCTTCTTCAACTCGCACAACGACTTCCTCGAAGAGGTAGCGAAGTTCCGCGCCGCACGCAAGGTGTGGTCGCGCATCATGAAGGAACGCTTCGGCGTCACCGACAAGAACGCGCTTACGCTCCGCTTCCACACGCAGACGGCGGGCTGCACGCTTACCGCGCAGCAGGCCGAGAACAACATCGTCCGCGTCGCGGTGCAGACTATGGCGGCGGTTTGCGGCGGCACGCAGTCGCTGCACACGAACAGCCTTGACGAAGCGCTCGCTCTGCCCACGGACAAGAGCGTCCGCATCGCGCTCCGCACGCAGCAGATAGTAGCCTACGAGTCAGGCGTCACCAACGTGGTTGACCCGCTTGCCGGAAGCTACGCCATCGAGTCCCTCACAAAAGAGATCGAAGAGGGCGCGTGGGAGTACATCAAGAAGATCGACGAGCTGGGCGGCATGATGACGGCCATCGAAAAGGGCTATCCTCAGAAGAACATCCAGGACGCGGCCTATCAGTACCAGAAGTCCATCGAGTCTGGCGACCGCATCATCGTCGGCGTCAACAAGTTCCATATTGACGAAGACATGTCGGAGCGCAAGCTTCTGAAGGTCGACGCGAGCGTCGGCGTAAATCAGATAAAGAAGCTCCGCGAGATGAAGGAAAACCGCGATAACGTAAAGGTCAAAGCCACGCTCGACGCGATCCGCGAAGGCGCAAAGGGCGACGCGAATCTTATGCCGCTCATTCTCGACGCAGTCCGCTGCTACGGTACAGAGGGCGAGATCTGCGGCGTGCTCCGCGATGTATTTGGCGAGTACAAAGAGAACGTGGTCCTTTAG
- a CDS encoding GNAT family N-acetyltransferase translates to MEYRIRPFKESDVEDINEMRTMPGVMETIPTLTSESVSFTRELYTKYDPDFPAFCAVVDTPNGEKVIGHAMLVLYKKARLRHVASVAIIVNAKYQDMGVGRALLSKLLDIADNWLMLVRVELEVQAENARAVHLYQSLGFQHEGLIKYGVMQNGKYRDIIIMGRYNMHEGAFDAER, encoded by the coding sequence TTGGAGTACAGGATCAGGCCATTCAAGGAAAGTGATGTTGAGGACATCAACGAAATGCGCACGATGCCGGGAGTGATGGAGACTATCCCAACGCTCACTTCGGAGAGCGTCAGCTTCACACGGGAGCTTTATACGAAATACGACCCGGACTTCCCAGCTTTTTGCGCCGTAGTCGACACCCCAAACGGGGAAAAGGTCATAGGGCACGCTATGCTTGTGCTTTATAAAAAGGCGAGATTACGCCACGTGGCCTCCGTCGCCATCATCGTAAACGCGAAATATCAGGATATGGGCGTGGGCCGCGCGCTTCTTTCCAAGCTACTCGATATCGCGGACAACTGGCTGATGCTGGTGCGTGTGGAGCTTGAGGTGCAGGCGGAGAACGCCCGCGCGGTGCATCTCTACCAGTCGCTCGGCTTCCAGCACGAAGGGCTGATAAAATACGGCGTCATGCAGAACGGAAAGTATAGGGACATTATCATTATGGGAAGATATAACATGCACGAAGGAGCGTTTGACGCGGAGCGCTAG
- a CDS encoding acyl-CoA carboxylase subunit beta, translating into MADKTIDELCAALTARREKAALGGGQKAIEKQHAKGKMTARERIDAVLDPGSFVEVDEFVEHRCTNFGLDKTTFLGDGVVTGYGTIDGRIVYVFSQDFTVMGGSLGEMHAQKICKVLDLALTNGAPCIGINDSGGARIQEAVDALSGYGKIFFRNVKASGVIPQFSIIAGPCAGGAVYSPALTDFIFMVDKVGIMHITGPAVIKSVTGEDVTSEQIGGAMAHNATSGCAHFFSATEQDCYALARKVMGYLPSNNMEEPPFVETGDDPSRMDAALREIVPTNPNRGYDVRDVLKKVVDNGDFCEVQELYAKNIVTGFARVGGRVIGIIANQAKFMAGCLDIDASDKASRHIRICDSFNIPIVTFEDVPGYLPGLNQEMGGIIRHGAKLLYAYSEATAPKITIVMRKAYGGSYLGMCSKDLGADVVLAWPQAQIAVMGAEGAANIIFRKDIDAAEDKAAKRAEKIEEYKENFANPYKAAQRGFVDRVILPEETRPALYQALLMTESKSELRPKRKHGVMPN; encoded by the coding sequence ATGGCGGACAAAACGATCGACGAACTGTGCGCGGCACTTACGGCCAGACGCGAAAAGGCCGCTCTTGGAGGCGGCCAGAAGGCCATCGAAAAGCAGCACGCTAAAGGCAAAATGACCGCACGCGAGCGCATTGACGCAGTTCTTGACCCCGGCAGCTTCGTTGAGGTTGACGAGTTTGTAGAGCATCGCTGCACGAATTTCGGCCTGGACAAGACGACATTTCTTGGCGACGGCGTAGTCACTGGTTACGGAACCATAGACGGACGCATCGTCTATGTCTTCAGCCAGGATTTCACAGTAATGGGCGGTTCCCTTGGAGAAATGCACGCCCAGAAGATATGCAAGGTGCTGGACCTTGCGCTGACAAACGGCGCGCCCTGCATCGGCATCAACGATTCAGGTGGAGCGCGCATCCAGGAAGCGGTAGACGCCCTTTCAGGATACGGCAAAATATTCTTCCGCAACGTTAAGGCAAGCGGAGTCATTCCCCAGTTCTCAATCATTGCGGGACCCTGCGCCGGCGGAGCCGTTTACAGCCCCGCGCTGACCGATTTCATCTTCATGGTGGACAAAGTCGGCATCATGCACATCACCGGCCCCGCGGTCATCAAGTCCGTCACCGGTGAAGACGTCACCTCCGAGCAGATAGGCGGAGCCATGGCACACAACGCGACCTCCGGCTGCGCGCATTTCTTCTCCGCTACGGAGCAGGACTGCTACGCCCTCGCGCGCAAAGTGATGGGCTACCTCCCCAGCAACAACATGGAAGAGCCTCCCTTTGTGGAAACAGGCGACGATCCGTCACGCATGGACGCCGCCCTCCGCGAAATAGTCCCCACGAACCCCAACAGGGGCTACGACGTCCGCGACGTCCTCAAAAAGGTCGTTGACAACGGCGATTTCTGCGAAGTGCAGGAACTCTACGCGAAGAATATCGTAACGGGCTTTGCCAGAGTCGGCGGCCGCGTAATCGGCATCATCGCCAACCAGGCGAAGTTCATGGCCGGATGCCTCGACATCGACGCCTCCGACAAGGCCAGCCGCCATATCCGCATCTGCGACTCCTTCAATATCCCCATCGTAACCTTTGAAGACGTTCCCGGCTACCTCCCCGGCCTCAATCAGGAGATGGGCGGCATCATCCGCCACGGCGCGAAACTCCTTTACGCCTACAGCGAAGCGACAGCCCCCAAGATCACGATCGTAATGCGCAAGGCTTACGGCGGTTCTTATCTTGGCATGTGCAGCAAAGACCTCGGAGCGGACGTAGTGCTCGCGTGGCCGCAGGCGCAGATAGCCGTTATGGGCGCTGAAGGCGCGGCAAACATCATCTTCCGCAAGGACATCGACGCTGCGGAAGACAAAGCTGCAAAACGCGCGGAAAAGATAGAAGAATACAAAGAGAACTTCGCCAACCCGTATAAAGCGGCGCAGCGTGGATTCGTCGACCGCGTCATTCTTCCCGAAGAGACACGCCCCGCCCTCTATCAGGCCCTTCTGATGACAGAGAGCAAGAGCGAACTCCGCCCCAAGCGCAAGCACGGCGTAATGCCCAACTAA
- a CDS encoding cobalamin B12-binding domain-containing protein gives MDRKIRVVVAKPGLDGHDRGAKVIARAFRDAGMEVIYTGLRQTPEQIVNTAIQEDADAIGISILSGAHEYCFKTIIELLKEKNAEDIIVFGGGVIPETDYPTLLGFGAGAIFGPGTPTTETIAWLEKTVAEKRAKEAN, from the coding sequence ATGGACCGTAAAATTCGCGTAGTTGTTGCGAAACCAGGGCTTGACGGCCACGACCGCGGCGCAAAGGTCATTGCCAGAGCTTTCAGAGACGCCGGCATGGAGGTCATTTACACAGGGCTTCGCCAGACGCCGGAACAGATAGTAAACACGGCTATCCAGGAAGACGCTGACGCCATCGGCATCAGCATCCTTTCGGGCGCGCATGAATACTGCTTCAAGACAATAATCGAGCTTCTCAAAGAGAAGAACGCAGAAGACATCATCGTATTCGGCGGCGGAGTCATTCCCGAAACAGACTATCCGACACTGCTCGGCTTCGGCGCGGGCGCCATCTTTGGCCCCGGCACGCCCACCACAGAGACGATAGCGTGGCTCGAGAAGACAGTTGCCGAAAAGAGAGCAAAAGAGGCGAATTAA